The DNA window tttttcacttttcttctaGATTCCACCATTATGGTACCTGGAACTTCCTCACAAATATCTTTAGCATCCTCACTGTTTCTTTTGCCAATATCCTCACAACCTGGCCCAGAAAATTTTGGAGTACTGCCATCCAGCAGGAAATTGTCTTCAGGAATCTGTATTATTTGCTTGTTAGGAGAAACAGCGCCAGGataatcaaaatctttaaatgTTTTGGTTCCTGGGAGATCTGCATCCAGACGAAAAGCATTGATCATTTCTGAGGATCCTGGTGCTGAGTGGCCATCCATTCTAAAAACTTGATCTTTGATTCCAAATGATTCAAGCAAACTTTGGAGATGAGATTCAGCTTGATCCCGTTGCCAAGTTAACTCTTGAATTTCCTGGTGCATCTGCGATATTTTCATTaaacagaaagaaaagtgaGCAGAACTTGACAGTGCAGGTCctttttaaaggaaaatataatCCAGCCCATTCATTACAGAAGCAAATGGTTTTGaccacaacaaaaacaacagctTTGGGAAAGAGAGAAGTTCTCGATTTGTGGCGAGCAGAACCAGAAAAAAGTCAACCAGATTGAAAGTATAAACTTTATTGATTATAAATCTATGGCCAGTGAACACGACTGCGATGGGTCATGTACCTTCCCTTAAAGTTTAAGGTTAATATTTATGTAAGAACTAATTCGCTTGGTTAAAGTTTGCGACTCCATTATTAATCCGAGTCAGTAATTATGGAAGTAAAACTCTGGGAAAAACACCAACAAAGGTGCTTGGCAAAGATGAGATCACCTTTTGATGTCAAATGCTCAACGcatgttttggaaaaaaaagattccaGTTTTCTATGTGTGCAAACTAACATGAGAACTCACCTTTTCAATTTGAAGCTCTTTCTCTCTTAGTAAGGCAGTGGAATCGCCAACAAAGGAATTTGATCCTGCACTCTTCAACTCATTCTCCAGCCTGGCCACTTCTTTCTGCAGTTTCTTTACCAATGTCTTATCTGACATTACTAGATTAACTTGTGCATTAGTGGTCACCTCTTTAGCACAACTTGCAAACAAAAGGGTGTTTCTTGATTGCTCAACATGACTGCGGGCAGGGCTCAATGTACAAATGATGGCCGTCCTGGCATTGCCTCCTAAGGAGTTTTGCAGTATGCGTGTTAACTTAGAGTCTCTGTAAGGAATGTGTCCATTTCTTCCCTTGCTGCACCAAGGCAATAAGTTATGTCATGATACAGGAGATAAAACAATCGAATCATATAAGAAATACAATGAGAGAGTAATGAAGAAGAGATGAAGTCTATGTAGCCAGAACCAAGGACCCgaccaaaagaaaatagagcaaacaaaaacttataaaaaactTCCCCACCTCAGTTTGCGAATTACAGTTCCCAGAGTCAGTAAACTGCGATTTATATGGGAACCTTCTTTTAATCTTGTAACAACCGCTAATGTCTGAGAAGCACGCTCACTTCCAGCAAGATCAACAAAATTCTGCAGAGCAAAACCAATTTAAGCTAGGATATCATTTATAGTCAAATTATCTAGTAATTCATAATTCTAGATATGctgcattatttttgttttattctgtTTAGGGCTGCATTTACcagtttttcttagtttttatgaaaattgtGCATGCAAACACTTAGAAAAAGTTTCATACCACTGTAGCTGTAAGAGTGGTTGAGTTTCCAGCACCCAAATATCCACGAGCAGAACTTTCAACTGTCTGGCAGATCCCATCATTTGACAACCacgaagaaaaaataagtaacaGTTACATCTCAAATTTGCAGTAGAGTGGGGATAATAACCATGTGATTGAGTAAACGAGGCGCATACCAGTCTTAGAATTTGATGAGATCTGGAGCTGGTTTCGTTCAACGTGGTCTCCCCTATTTGTCTTTGATCTGCAATaatccaacataaaaaaattatgacaagTCTCGTATGCTAAATACACATCCAACACATATATAGCAGCATGATACTGTACTATAACATCGATGTTCACCCTTACCTTCACAAATGGAAATGAGCTCCAGCAGGTGGTTCCAATCAACCAAAGTGTCCTCTATAAGTCCCTCGACAACAGTCCCTCTCTGTTGAATCGAAAATAATGTCGTCACTAACGATATATCATTGTAAGTCCTGAAAATGGAAATTATCAAATAGGGcacaatattaatattcacCTCAGGATCATCAAGGAGTCTAAGCGGGGAACTGGATGTGCTAAGCAGGTCTCTAACAGCTTCATTGTAAATCTCCATGGCAGAGAATTTCAACACAAACTCCCTCTCTTTGTGCtaacacataaaaaatgataacaaaaaagaaaaaacaaattaccacaCAACGAACACGGTATGAGCTTCAAAAACAAGCTATCTTAGAAAACGAAttagatatataattttttccccttaaattaCCTGCTTCATGTATTCATATATATCTGCAAGCGCATATTCTGTAATTCCACGCATCGTATACGTCTTTCCACTGCTCGTTTGCCCGTACGCAAAAATCGTTGCTGCagatacagaaaaaaaaaatcaattccaccaattttttagaatatatggaaatttcataaaattagtaccaaaaataatataatattactcACAATTAACGCCACTGACAGCCAAAAGAGCAATTTCTTTAACTCCTTCCTCATACACCTGCTTCGTTAGGCAATCACTCCCAAATACTCTGTCTACACACATAATCTAACcgttaaaaacaaatagatttcCCTTTTCTGAAAAGAAACAAAGCGATCGGCTCCTAACTACTTACCAAATGTATAGGCGGTGGGGAACATGGAGCGTTCAGGCATGTTGCTTTTGAATATAATGGTGGAATTATTAATGCATTCCCAATCAGAAACATCGTTCCTTACAATTTCTCTCTCGTTTAAAGGCCTCAATCTGACCGAAACCAGAATCCTCTCTTCTTGACCACTCGTTTCGTCGGACGTGAGGTCATCGCCTCCGGTTGACGACGCCGCGCTCATCTTGTCCTATTTTGTATCAACAAAAGCTACAATGCACGAACAAATGATCGacgaggggaagaagaagatgagggaAAGAGAAGATAACAGCTTGAACCAACAAAGCcgttgctctctctctctctctttcgcTCTGCCTGGTTCGcttgaatttgttatttatgAGAGACCGCCACCTCTCACTAAAAATAACACTTTTGTTAATTACCATTTTAGCCTCGACGATTTTGCCGCGCTTAAACGTCGTTACCGTGTCTAATCACAtagaattcttttatttatttatttattttgtagcAGTAAAAGCTTATTTTTGTGATGGGTAAAAATAGGGTGCCTTGTTTTGACTTGTGACACCGTGGTCTTACGTCGTCTCTCATCggaagtttcttttcttttcatatttttttatagataaagggaaaaaaaattgagctcgTCATTGTATAGATTTATTATAGGccataaataatattcatagatttaatttaatatttaagaaaatctttcaaaaattcgtttgtgcatattatttttttcaactaacAAGGTCTTGGCAAAATTgccaaatataattattttttttctgttaagaTATATCTTTTTTCGCTTATAACACAAGAGGCTTCCATTACAAACTTGTGTATCCATGCAAACAATATGGTGTCGAATCAATtaatggatttttctttttataaaaaataataattaatgtatgTAGTTGGACACAAGGATTATAGGTTAATCTATTAGTTGGGCCGACGGTGGCAGGCTTAAACCCGAGGTCAGGCTCGCTGGCTGGCCCACGCCAACTTCATAGTTCATTGCATCACTCCATTAGTGACTCCCCACCAAACTAGCCCGTTTTGCCTCGAGCCCAAGCACCCCATCCCTACTTCTCTTCCTTCTCCCGTCAGTGTTGATCACTTCGCTTGGACGTTTTAGCCATCGCAAGTTTTGAACATTCAGTTTTGTGTTGATGGCAAGAAGATTGTCTTGTTTTGGTCGTAAGAAGCTCTAGCAAAACAGATAAATAACTCCTTcctcttagattttttttattgaggctCAAACTGCTAATACCATCTtcggagaagaagaaattgcaaGGCCCCAAAATGGAAAGACAAGAAAACACACCAGAGAGAAGAGTAGGAGATTTTATAGTACAGCATGTGAAGTTTTTGATGGAGTTAATGTGACATAGAGATGCTGCGTGCACAGGATGTATAATATGAGCACAGTTACTTTGCTCACTAGAGTTGTCTGATAAACGGGTAAATGCCTAAAATGGAACGCACAGATGGAATGTTAGCGTCAACGAAAGGTTATTCCTGAACAAAATTGTCAAATATAGTATTACATTTCATATTCCAAGCAGGGCAGCTGAAGCTATAAAATGCACTTGCCCCTATTCAATGATGCTACTTGTTCACTGTATCTGCAATTTTGTTCGGATTTCAATTAAAGAATTGGTCTCTTCACCATTACATGAAGCTTATTGGCCATCACTTGATACATCAGCAACCACGTCGAGGATAAAATAAGGATGATAAGCGGTAGAACTTTAGTTGATACCTGATATTCCCCAGCTGTCAAATCCCCGTCATCCAGTAAGTAACTTGCCTTAACAGATATACAATGCTGCTGTCAACCTGGTTAAAAAGCATCACAGTCCAGTGGCAGAAACTCTGAATATAGATAAAAACTTGCTCGAATTACCTCATTGGATTTTGATGCTTGACGTTCattaaaatccaacaaaaagcATGTGAAAAGAGAGCGCATGCAGTTAGATAGCTGAAGCAAAAGAACACGATAAAGGGGCACCTCAAATCCTTGAAAGCcaatttgaatttgataattCAAGCATGAAAATCCAACAACTTGCTCTTTGACAGAATTTAACTCTTTCTGCATAAACACAGCTTTGtcagaataagaataaaaaagactaATAAATGCAACGCTGCAGAGAGAAATTCTGAGATGCATATCCTTCAGAAgaggtttttttctattttgaagaaattattaTAACTAAGGTCATCTGGCAACCTTTCGATGAAAATCGATCCTGTCATTGGAGATTGCAAGAGAGAATACTTTTTCTTGAGTttcttttatatcaatataaaaaaacggCTAGAAACCTCTGGTTAGTTTTGCACTGTTGCATGATCCTTCGGAGAGAAATCACGTGTATCAGAAGTTGCAGTTGTGGTAACAGAGGCTCCAAATGGAATTTATTAATCAGTCACGCCACATTTCTGCTTTCAACTTTACCCTTCCCAGATTTTAACAGAAATTGTGCCTACCAGTAATCGCCACAAGAGCATTTACCATCCCTAAAGTGATGAAACCTCTTTCCATCTCTCACTATAATTTCTCTTCCCACAACTTTTGACATAAACTTGAAGGCATTGTGGCAATCACCACAGATCCTAAGATTCTTAAAAACCCTGACCGTAGCTCCATGGGGAAGTTTCATAAATCCATAAGCAACTGCGAGCTTCTCACTATGAGTAGACAACTCATGTTCCTTTAGATCAGATTCCACATCATGCAACACATACTTTGTGTCAGGCACATACCCTATCTTTCTCATTTCCAAGACCAGTTGCTCAAGGTAATTGTAAATTTGTCGCACCTCAGGATGATTAGCATCGCCAACCAAAAATGAATGGACCTTGTTTTCTACCTCAATCCAACTACACCCAGGCTCCTTTTTCACCCCACGGTCCCTCATTAGTTTCCGCACTTTGGCCATGTCATTCCACTGGCCAGCTACAGCATACATATTTGACAACAGTACATAGGTTCCGTCATGTTGAGGTTTGAGCTCAAAGAGTCGCTCTGCAGCTTCAATCCCCAAATCTATATTCCCATGAATCCGGCAACCAGCTAAAAGTGCTTCCCAGATTGGTGCACCAGGCTCAAAAGGCATTGATTCCATCACCTCCTTTGCTTCTGAGAATTTCCCAGCTCGACATAACAAATCAATAATGCGTGCATAATGTTCTTCATCTGGGTTTACACCATAAACGTT is part of the Populus trichocarpa isolate Nisqually-1 chromosome 2, P.trichocarpa_v4.1, whole genome shotgun sequence genome and encodes:
- the LOC7490672 gene encoding kinesin-like protein KIN-7G isoform X2; amino-acid sequence: MSAASSTGGDDLTSDETSGQEERILVSVRLRPLNEREIVRNDVSDWECINNSTIIFKSNMPERSMFPTAYTFDRVFGSDCLTKQVYEEGVKEIALLAVSGVNSTIFAYGQTSSGKTYTMRGITEYALADIYEYMKQHKEREFVLKFSAMEIYNEAVRDLLSTSSSPLRLLDDPERGTVVEGLIEDTLVDWNHLLELISICEDQRQIGETTLNETSSRSHQILRLTVESSARGYLGAGNSTTLTATVNFVDLAGSERASQTLAVVTRLKEGSHINRSLLTLGTVIRKLSKGRNGHIPYRDSKLTRILQNSLGGNARTAIICTLSPARSHVEQSRNTLLFASCAKEVTTNAQVNLVMSDKTLVKKLQKEVARLENELKSAGSNSFVGDSTALLREKELQIEKMHQEIQELTWQRDQAESHLQSLLESFGIKDQVFRMDGHSAPGSSEMINAFRLDADLPGTKTFKDFDYPGAVSPNKQIIQIPEDNFLLDGSTPKFSGPGCEDIGKRNSEDAKDICEEVPGTIMVESRRKVKKVADVLFPVLEEKIPMHEGEVPSSQEEDKELIHINSNNTHETVKQKIQELHETIDHLERSPSFSDAVESSYKNLKWTRSKSRRSVLMTIPYALWSEKEEDNGRVSPTASEKDFPERSEDLKQKLLELEHDVKLGNKSQEDSQNPLYGASAEEDVIKDIDVDVEDTTSVLDFVAGVNKMAAKLHSENLSRDMQASTRHHHSNWQVKYERYRRKIIELWFRCNVPLVHRSYFFLLFKGDPSDNVYMEVELRRLYFLKDTFSSGANTIIDGKIASPASSLKALSRERDMLAKQLQKKYTKTERERLYQKWGIPLDTKQRSLQLARRLWTDVRDMRHIKDSATLVAKLAGIVEPRHAPKEMFGLSFSTNQKPPSWRDNMSSLL
- the LOC7490672 gene encoding kinesin-like protein KIN-7C isoform X1; translated protein: MSAASSTGGDDLTSDETSGQEERILVSVRLRPLNEREIVRNDVSDWECINNSTIIFKSNMPERSMFPTAYTFDRVFGSDCLTKQVYEEGVKEIALLAVSGVNSTIFAYGQTSSGKTYTMRGITEYALADIYEYMKQHKEREFVLKFSAMEIYNEAVRDLLSTSSSPLRLLDDPERGTVVEGLIEDTLVDWNHLLELISICEDQRQIGETTLNETSSRSHQILRLTVESSARGYLGAGNSTTLTATVNFVDLAGSERASQTLAVVTRLKEGSHINRSLLTLGTVIRKLSKGRNGHIPYRDSKLTRILQNSLGGNARTAIICTLSPARSHVEQSRNTLLFASCAKEVTTNAQVNLVMSDKTLVKKLQKEVARLENELKSAGSNSFVGDSTALLREKELQIEKMHQEIQELTWQRDQAESHLQSLLESFGIKDQVFRMDGHSAPGSSEMINAFRLDADLPGTKTFKDFDYPGAVSPNKQIIQIPEDNFLLDGSTPKFSGPGCEDIGKRNSEDAKDICEEVPGTIMVESRRKVKKVADVLFPVLEEKIPMHEGEVPSSQEEDKELIHINSNNTHETVKQKIQELHETIDHLERSPSFSDAVESSYKNLKWTRSKSRRSVLMTIPYALWSEKEEDNGRVSPTASEKDFPERSEDLKQKLLELEHDVKLGNKSQEDSQNPLYGASAEEDVIKDIDVDVEDTTSVLDFVAGVNKMAAKLHSENLSRDMQVLQASTRHHHSNWQVKYERYRRKIIELWFRCNVPLVHRSYFFLLFKGDPSDNVYMEVELRRLYFLKDTFSSGANTIIDGKIASPASSLKALSRERDMLAKQLQKKYTKTERERLYQKWGIPLDTKQRSLQLARRLWTDVRDMRHIKDSATLVAKLAGIVEPRHAPKEMFGLSFSTNQKPPSWRDNMSSLL